The following coding sequences are from one Streptomyces venezuelae window:
- a CDS encoding VOC family protein produces MDTNRNTSMEQQLSTPAPAIWPALQAQDAPALIDFLVGTVGFLRTAVYEDEGRVAHAQLDWPEGGGVMLGSYDPANAATCGKPGTAGAYVVTDHVDDLYRRLVEAGVKVTGEIEDKPYGSREFGIEDPEGNRWSFGTYRGEPRPGPTIEQP; encoded by the coding sequence ATGGACACCAACCGGAACACTTCGATGGAACAGCAGCTCAGCACGCCCGCCCCGGCCATCTGGCCGGCCCTCCAGGCGCAGGACGCCCCCGCCCTGATCGACTTCCTCGTCGGCACCGTCGGCTTCCTGCGGACCGCCGTCTACGAGGACGAGGGCCGCGTCGCCCACGCCCAGCTCGACTGGCCCGAGGGCGGCGGCGTCATGCTCGGCTCGTACGACCCGGCCAACGCGGCGACCTGCGGCAAGCCCGGCACGGCGGGCGCCTACGTCGTCACGGACCACGTCGACGACCTGTACCGGCGGCTCGTCGAGGCCGGGGTGAAGGTCACCGGCGAGATCGAGGACAAACCCTACGGAAGCCGTGAGTTCGGCATCGAGGACCCGGAGGGCAACCGCTGGTCCTTCGGCACGTACCGGGGCGAGCCGAGGCCCGGACCGACCATCGAGCAGCCGTGA
- a CDS encoding FecCD family ABC transporter permease: MAPDAGAGGGAVGTASARARQALLWIAGVAALVLSVSAAVTIGPADISVPDVWSTVAAHLGWGESPLTPIRDGIVWNLRMPRTVLAAVCGAGLAVCGAVMQSLLRNPLADPFVLGVSSGASTGAVAVVVLGVGGGVVSVSAGAFAGALCSFALVLLLSHTLGDTTDRVVLSGVAAMQLFSALTSFVVLTAGDAETTRGVLFWLLGSLSGVGWTDVWLCGAVLVAALVICLGHARTLDAFAFGPEAAAALGVRVARTRLVLLCTTALLTAALVSSAGAIGFVGLVLPHAARAVVGSGHARLLPVTALAGAVFLVWVDTLARTALDPQEVPVGVVTSLIGVPAFVAVLYRTRRTT, from the coding sequence ATCGCGCCGGACGCCGGCGCGGGAGGCGGTGCGGTCGGCACCGCCTCCGCCCGAGCCCGGCAGGCGCTGCTGTGGATCGCCGGAGTCGCCGCACTCGTCCTCTCCGTCTCCGCGGCCGTCACCATCGGCCCCGCGGACATCTCCGTGCCCGACGTGTGGTCGACCGTCGCCGCCCACCTCGGCTGGGGCGAGAGCCCGCTCACCCCCATCAGGGACGGCATCGTCTGGAACCTGCGGATGCCGCGCACCGTGCTCGCCGCCGTCTGCGGCGCGGGCCTCGCGGTCTGCGGGGCGGTCATGCAGTCCCTGCTCCGCAACCCGCTCGCCGACCCCTTCGTGCTCGGAGTGTCGTCCGGGGCGTCCACGGGAGCGGTCGCGGTCGTCGTCCTGGGGGTCGGCGGGGGAGTGGTGTCCGTCTCCGCGGGCGCCTTCGCGGGCGCGCTCTGCTCCTTCGCCCTCGTCCTGCTCCTGAGTCACACCCTCGGCGACACCACGGACCGGGTCGTGCTGTCGGGCGTCGCGGCCATGCAGCTGTTCTCCGCGCTCACGTCGTTCGTCGTCCTCACGGCGGGTGACGCCGAGACGACGCGCGGCGTGCTGTTCTGGCTCCTCGGCTCGCTCAGCGGGGTCGGCTGGACGGACGTGTGGCTGTGCGGGGCGGTGCTCGTGGCCGCGCTGGTCATCTGCCTCGGCCACGCCCGTACGCTCGACGCCTTCGCGTTCGGCCCGGAGGCCGCGGCGGCGCTGGGCGTCCGGGTGGCCCGCACCCGGCTCGTCCTGCTCTGCACGACGGCGCTGCTCACGGCGGCGCTGGTCAGCTCGGCGGGCGCGATCGGCTTCGTCGGCCTCGTCCTGCCGCACGCGGCCCGCGCGGTCGTCGGCTCCGGCCACGCCAGGCTCCTCCCGGTCACGGCGCTCGCCGGTGCGGTCTTCCTGGTCTGGGTGGACACGCTGGCCCGCACGGCCCTGGACCCGCAGGAGGTCCCGGTCGGCGTGGTGACGTCACTCATCGGCGTACCGGCGTTCGTGGCGGTGCTGTACAGGACACGGAGGACGACATGA
- a CDS encoding HAD family hydrolase yields MAVRAVRAKSARAKSRLAVIGTTGALAAAVLAGGALWPTGEASAADTSAATARELSHWPEPVAEQLGEVIAENEHKGAYAVFDADNTTYRNDLEESLLPFLEMKGVLTRKTMDPSLKVIPFKDKAGHKESLYSYYNRLCEVDDQVCYPWAAQIFSGFTLKELKGYVDELLAYEKPIPAEYYEDGKLTKTEVKPPEFSCGMRQLYRTLRAHGIEVYVVSAASEDLVRMVLADPKYGYGVKPQNVIGVSLQLKDRKTGEVTSSRKEIAEGRFGEKDRAKLAKRELTPNLWAPLTWYEGKPAAINTYIDEWRKPILAAGDTPVSDGPMLFHSADVAHGGVRVWVNRKDAYMKQLDGMKRKNAERQRELGQKVTADKRWLTVTPDQIG; encoded by the coding sequence ATGGCAGTACGGGCAGTACGGGCAAAGAGCGCACGGGCGAAGAGCAGGCTCGCCGTCATCGGCACCACCGGCGCGCTGGCCGCCGCCGTGCTCGCGGGCGGCGCGCTGTGGCCGACGGGCGAGGCGAGCGCCGCCGACACCTCGGCGGCCACCGCCCGCGAGCTGTCGCACTGGCCGGAGCCCGTCGCCGAGCAGCTCGGCGAGGTCATCGCGGAGAACGAACACAAGGGCGCGTACGCCGTCTTCGACGCGGACAACACGACGTACCGCAACGACCTGGAGGAGTCGCTGCTGCCCTTCCTGGAGATGAAGGGCGTCCTCACCCGCAAGACCATGGACCCGTCCCTGAAGGTCATCCCCTTCAAGGACAAGGCCGGGCACAAGGAGAGCCTGTACAGCTACTACAACCGGCTGTGCGAGGTGGACGACCAGGTCTGCTACCCGTGGGCCGCGCAGATCTTCTCCGGCTTCACGCTGAAGGAGCTCAAGGGGTACGTCGACGAGCTCCTGGCGTACGAGAAGCCGATCCCCGCCGAGTACTACGAGGACGGGAAGCTCACGAAGACCGAGGTGAAGCCGCCGGAGTTCTCGTGCGGCATGCGACAGCTGTACAGGACGCTGCGGGCGCACGGCATCGAGGTGTACGTGGTCAGCGCGGCGAGCGAGGATCTGGTGCGCATGGTGCTCGCGGACCCGAAGTACGGCTACGGCGTGAAGCCGCAGAACGTCATCGGTGTCTCCCTGCAGCTCAAGGACCGCAAGACCGGCGAGGTCACCAGCTCCCGCAAGGAGATCGCCGAGGGCCGCTTCGGCGAGAAGGACCGCGCGAAGCTCGCGAAGCGCGAGCTGACGCCGAACCTGTGGGCGCCGCTCACCTGGTACGAGGGGAAGCCCGCGGCGATCAACACGTACATCGACGAATGGCGGAAGCCGATCCTTGCGGCCGGTGACACGCCGGTCAGCGACGGGCCGATGCTCTTCCACTCCGCCGATGTGGCGCACGGTGGCGTGCGCGTGTGGGTCAACCGCAAGGACGCGTACATGAAGCAGCTCGACGGGATGAAGAGGAAGAACGCGGAGCGTCAGCGCGAGCTGGGC
- a CDS encoding helix-turn-helix domain-containing protein, which yields MDSREFVRTAPGLDGMVVSAVGYRTEGQRPGLHRGLPSPYLTLIFSLDGTIATGSTPDQATGADATRTDIVVGGLHQSPAYVVQPEHEAGIQLAVHPLASRALLGLPAAGLAGQLVVGGTDVLGATAAEVRERLCDLDRWEDRFALLSAYLRRRAAGAEDTAGTVRPEVAEAWAWLARHRGAGTLGGLSRHVALSERRLTALFRAETGLTPKQAARLMRFQHAKTAVARAVAAGAPPDLARVAADTGYYDHSHLVRDFQQYTGMAPTGWLAEECRNIQAGAHGRGEE from the coding sequence ATGGACTCCCGCGAGTTCGTCCGGACCGCACCCGGACTCGACGGCATGGTGGTCTCCGCGGTCGGCTACCGCACCGAGGGGCAGCGCCCAGGCCTGCACCGGGGCCTCCCCTCCCCGTACCTGACGCTGATCTTCTCCCTGGACGGCACCATCGCCACCGGCAGCACCCCGGACCAGGCGACCGGCGCGGACGCGACCCGCACCGACATCGTCGTGGGCGGCCTGCACCAGAGCCCCGCGTACGTCGTACAGCCCGAGCACGAGGCCGGCATCCAGCTCGCCGTGCACCCCCTCGCGTCCCGCGCGCTCCTCGGCCTGCCCGCCGCCGGACTCGCCGGGCAGCTCGTCGTCGGCGGCACGGACGTCCTCGGCGCCACGGCCGCCGAGGTCCGCGAGCGGCTGTGCGACCTCGACCGCTGGGAGGACCGCTTCGCGCTCCTCTCGGCGTACCTGCGCCGCCGCGCGGCCGGGGCGGAGGACACCGCGGGAACCGTCCGTCCCGAGGTCGCCGAGGCCTGGGCGTGGCTGGCCAGGCACCGGGGCGCGGGCACGCTCGGCGGCCTCTCCCGGCACGTCGCGCTCAGTGAGCGCAGGCTGACCGCGCTGTTCCGCGCCGAGACGGGCCTGACCCCCAAACAGGCGGCCCGCCTCATGCGCTTCCAGCACGCCAAGACCGCCGTGGCCCGCGCGGTCGCCGCGGGCGCGCCGCCCGACCTCGCCCGCGTCGCGGCCGACACCGGGTACTACGACCACTCCCACCTCGTACGCGACTTCCAGCAGTACACAGGGATGGCGCCGACCGGCTGGCTGGCCGAGGAGTGCCGGAATATCCAAGCCGGGGCGCACGGCCGGGGCGAAGAGTAG
- a CDS encoding ABC transporter substrate-binding protein, protein MSSTARISALLCACLFTLTACGGGGTSDKADKKAAGYPVTVTSCGKEAKVLAPPKRAVSLDQGSTEILLSLGLADRMVGTGTWTDPVLKNLEKDNAKVERLADRYPSLERVLAKEPDFVSASFLFTVGKGGVADRAKFDELDVPVYVSPSDCAGKDNDGGGDGKRVKTLTMDTVYGEVRDLAKVFHVEKRGEKLVADLKARVTKATKGIDASDATLLYWFANSDAPYMAGCCGAPGIITRELGAKNVFDDTREEWPQINWETVADRDPDILVIGDLTRKSQSAESAAAKIKFLETNPATKNLSAVKKKRYVLLSGQAMNPTIRTVDGIEQVAAGLRKFGLVK, encoded by the coding sequence GTGTCCTCGACAGCCCGTATATCCGCCCTTCTCTGTGCCTGCCTGTTCACGCTCACCGCGTGCGGCGGAGGCGGCACGTCGGACAAGGCGGACAAGAAGGCCGCCGGCTACCCGGTCACGGTCACCTCCTGCGGCAAGGAGGCGAAAGTCCTGGCGCCGCCGAAGCGGGCCGTCTCCCTCGACCAGGGCTCCACGGAGATCCTCCTCTCCCTCGGCCTCGCCGACCGCATGGTGGGCACCGGCACCTGGACCGACCCGGTCCTGAAGAACCTGGAGAAGGACAACGCGAAGGTCGAGCGGCTCGCCGACCGCTACCCGTCCCTGGAGAGGGTCCTCGCCAAGGAGCCGGACTTCGTCAGCGCGTCCTTCCTCTTCACGGTCGGCAAGGGCGGCGTCGCCGACCGCGCGAAGTTCGACGAGCTCGACGTCCCCGTCTACGTCTCGCCCAGCGACTGCGCGGGCAAGGACAACGACGGCGGCGGTGACGGCAAGCGCGTCAAGACCCTCACCATGGACACCGTCTACGGCGAGGTGCGCGACCTGGCGAAGGTCTTCCACGTCGAGAAGCGCGGCGAGAAGCTGGTCGCCGACCTCAAGGCGCGGGTCACGAAGGCCACGAAGGGCATCGACGCCTCCGACGCCACACTCCTGTACTGGTTCGCCAACTCCGACGCCCCGTACATGGCGGGCTGCTGCGGCGCCCCCGGCATCATCACCCGCGAACTCGGCGCGAAGAACGTCTTCGACGACACCCGCGAGGAATGGCCCCAGATCAACTGGGAGACCGTCGCCGACCGCGACCCCGACATCCTCGTCATCGGCGACCTCACCCGCAAGTCGCAGTCCGCGGAGAGCGCCGCCGCGAAGATCAAGTTCCTGGAGACCAACCCGGCGACCAAGAACCTGAGCGCGGTGAAGAAGAAGCGGTACGTCCTGCTCAGCGGCCAGGCCATGAACCCCACGATCCGTACGGTCGACGGCATCGAGCAAGTGGCGGCGGGACTGCGGAAGTTCGGACTGGTCAAGTGA